From Cannabis sativa cultivar Pink pepper isolate KNU-18-1 chromosome 8, ASM2916894v1, whole genome shotgun sequence, a single genomic window includes:
- the LOC133030242 gene encoding glycine-rich protein 3-like isoform X2, with protein MRMADLFHISAFTLILLSHKLKKNMGSKTLVYVGLLLAVVLLICSEVAAKEQAVNTVENKNDDAKYGNYNGGNGGGGGGYNGGGGGGGYNGGGGGGYNGGGGGGGYNGGGGGGYNGGGGGYQGGGGGGYQGGGGGGGGGGGGGGYQGGGRWGSGNHCYHSCCRWSYGHKQCQKCCSYAGETVITEAKPHN; from the exons ATGAGAATGGCTGATCTTTTTCATATCTCTGCATTTACCTTGATATTATTATCTcacaaattaaaaaagaatatggGCTCTAAAACCTTGGTTTACGTTGGTCTTTTACTTGCTGTTGTTCTTCTCATATGCTCAGAGGTAGCAGCCAAGGAGCAAGCAGTGAATACTGTAGAAAACAAAAATG ACGATGCAAAATACGGTAATTACAATGGAGGCAACGGAGGCGGCGGCGGGGGCTATaacggtggtggtggtggcgggGGCTATAACGGTGGTGGTGGCGGGGGCTATaacggtggtggtggtggcgggGGCTATAACGGTGGTGGTGGCGGGGGCTATAACGGTGGTGGTGGGGGCTATcaaggtggtggtggtgggggCTATcaaggtggtggtggtgggggtggtggtggtggtggtggtgggggCTATCAGGGTGGAGGTAGGTGGGGCAGTGGTAATCATTGCTACCACAGTTGCTGCAGGTGGAGCTACGGACATAAACAGTGTCAAAAGTGTTGTTCTTACGCTGGGGAAACTGTAATAACAGAAGCCAAACCTCACAACTAA
- the LOC133030242 gene encoding glycine-rich protein 3-like isoform X1 codes for MRMADLFHISAFTLILLSHKLKKNMGSKTLVYVGLLLAVVLLICSEVAAKEQAVNTVENKNDIRNGADDAKYGNYNGGNGGGGGGYNGGGGGGGYNGGGGGGYNGGGGGGGYNGGGGGGYNGGGGGYQGGGGGGYQGGGGGGGGGGGGGGYQGGGRWGSGNHCYHSCCRWSYGHKQCQKCCSYAGETVITEAKPHN; via the exons ATGAGAATGGCTGATCTTTTTCATATCTCTGCATTTACCTTGATATTATTATCTcacaaattaaaaaagaatatggGCTCTAAAACCTTGGTTTACGTTGGTCTTTTACTTGCTGTTGTTCTTCTCATATGCTCAGAGGTAGCAGCCAAGGAGCAAGCAGTGAATACTGTAGAAAACAAAAATG ATATTCGTAATGGTGCAGACGATGCAAAATACGGTAATTACAATGGAGGCAACGGAGGCGGCGGCGGGGGCTATaacggtggtggtggtggcgggGGCTATAACGGTGGTGGTGGCGGGGGCTATaacggtggtggtggtggcgggGGCTATAACGGTGGTGGTGGCGGGGGCTATAACGGTGGTGGTGGGGGCTATcaaggtggtggtggtgggggCTATcaaggtggtggtggtgggggtggtggtggtggtggtggtgggggCTATCAGGGTGGAGGTAGGTGGGGCAGTGGTAATCATTGCTACCACAGTTGCTGCAGGTGGAGCTACGGACATAAACAGTGTCAAAAGTGTTGTTCTTACGCTGGGGAAACTGTAATAACAGAAGCCAAACCTCACAACTAA